The Setaria italica strain Yugu1 chromosome IX, Setaria_italica_v2.0, whole genome shotgun sequence genome has a window encoding:
- the LOC101784725 gene encoding uncharacterized protein LOC101784725 isoform X4 — MCGWVVGISSAGWAPPVLWARSIGPLRVYDPGLAVIRAKRSERREKRFSQFTPSSYPSDTAAAADGVKPSLPAPFRACTRSASHGARHLQVQRSPAATSSRSPFLPSSSPVPPVRVPRRPPATFRCNYYYGDGGGFRKNYDHIPKQFREENLKDGRECSLASSQLSPPPVMSIPTWSI, encoded by the exons ATGTGTGGGTGGGTCGTGGGCATTTCCTCAGCTGGGTGGGCGCCTCCAGTCTTGTGGGCTAGATCAATAGGTCCACTTCGAGTATACGATCCTGGGCTGGCGGTGATTCGCGCAAAAAGAAGTGAGAGGAGAGAAAAAAGATTTTCCCAATTTACCCCCTCCAGTTATCCATCCGACACCGCCGCAGCGGCAGACGGAGTGAAGCCGTCCCTCCCTGCCCCCTTCCGTGCCTGTACACGCTCCGCTTCCCATGGCGCTCGCCACCTTCAGGTCCAGAggagccccgccgccacctcctccaggAGCCCCTTcctgccctcctcctctccggtACCGCCGGTGAGGGTCCCGAGGAGGCCGCCCGCCACCTTCAGGTGCAACTACTactacggcgacggcggcgggttcCGCAAGAACTACGACCACATCCCCAAGCAGTTCCGCGAGGAGAATCTCAAGGATGGTCGTGAGTGCTCTCTCGCTTCCAGCCAGCTCTCCCCACCGCCCGTGATGTCTATTCCTACATG GAGCATATGA
- the LOC101784725 gene encoding uncharacterized protein LOC101784725 isoform X1: MCGWVVGISSAGWAPPVLWARSIGPLRVYDPGLAVIRAKRSERREKRFSQFTPSSYPSDTAAAADGVKPSLPAPFRACTRSASHGARHLQVQRSPAATSSRSPFLPSSSPVPPVRVPRRPPATFRCNYYYGDGGGFRKNYDHIPKQFREENLKDGRAYDLARQDTIPQDFNADSLHIRRIPEFHHASLKKVSINQFFSSKSLIELTCQIVENTSSLRYLVLDTTSSFYPRSTCKGMYMHAIRKARCAVEAVERYIVGKVPSSVKFKVLEPCS, from the exons ATGTGTGGGTGGGTCGTGGGCATTTCCTCAGCTGGGTGGGCGCCTCCAGTCTTGTGGGCTAGATCAATAGGTCCACTTCGAGTATACGATCCTGGGCTGGCGGTGATTCGCGCAAAAAGAAGTGAGAGGAGAGAAAAAAGATTTTCCCAATTTACCCCCTCCAGTTATCCATCCGACACCGCCGCAGCGGCAGACGGAGTGAAGCCGTCCCTCCCTGCCCCCTTCCGTGCCTGTACACGCTCCGCTTCCCATGGCGCTCGCCACCTTCAGGTCCAGAggagccccgccgccacctcctccaggAGCCCCTTcctgccctcctcctctccggtACCGCCGGTGAGGGTCCCGAGGAGGCCGCCCGCCACCTTCAGGTGCAACTACTactacggcgacggcggcgggttcCGCAAGAACTACGACCACATCCCCAAGCAGTTCCGCGAGGAGAATCTCAAGGATGGTC GAGCATATGATCTTGCACGACAGGACACAATACCTCAAGATTTCAATGCAGATTCATTACATATTAGGAGGATTCCAGAATTCCACCATGCCAGCCTCAAGAAAGTATCAATCAATCAATTCTTCTCCTCAAAGAGCTTGATTGAGCTAACATGTCAAATTGTTGAGAATACCTCATCACTACGATACCTTGTGCTCGATACAACCAGCAGTTTTTACCCTAGAAGCACATGTAAAGGAATGTATATGCATGCTATCAGAAAAGCCCGCTGTGCTGTTGAGGCTGTCGAAAGATATATTGTGGGGAAAGTTCCCTCAAGTGTTAAATTTAAGGTTTTGGAGCCATGCAGCTAG
- the LOC101784725 gene encoding uncharacterized protein LOC101784725 isoform X2, protein MCGWVVGISSAGWAPPVLWARSIGPLRVYDPGLAVIRAKRSERREKRFSQFTPSSYPSDTAAAADGVKPSLPAPFRACTRSASHGARHLQVQRSPAATSSRSPFLPSSSPVPPVRVPRRPPATFRCNYYYGDGGGFRKNYDHIPKQFREENLKDGRECSLASSQLSPPPVMSIPTWIYCAIYFPFCHYQMLPVLPVSHRCLRSWRCFPNLTFNRKTFGLKLNEGTSYARAKKLLDRIDHIIQNH, encoded by the exons ATGTGTGGGTGGGTCGTGGGCATTTCCTCAGCTGGGTGGGCGCCTCCAGTCTTGTGGGCTAGATCAATAGGTCCACTTCGAGTATACGATCCTGGGCTGGCGGTGATTCGCGCAAAAAGAAGTGAGAGGAGAGAAAAAAGATTTTCCCAATTTACCCCCTCCAGTTATCCATCCGACACCGCCGCAGCGGCAGACGGAGTGAAGCCGTCCCTCCCTGCCCCCTTCCGTGCCTGTACACGCTCCGCTTCCCATGGCGCTCGCCACCTTCAGGTCCAGAggagccccgccgccacctcctccaggAGCCCCTTcctgccctcctcctctccggtACCGCCGGTGAGGGTCCCGAGGAGGCCGCCCGCCACCTTCAGGTGCAACTACTactacggcgacggcggcgggttcCGCAAGAACTACGACCACATCCCCAAGCAGTTCCGCGAGGAGAATCTCAAGGATGGTCGTGAGTGCTCTCTCGCTTCCAGCCAGCTCTCCCCACCGCCCGTGATGTCTATTCCTACATG GATATATTGTGCCATATACTTTCCCTTCTGCCACTATCAGATGCTGCCCGTGCTGCCTGTGTCTCATAGATGTCTACGCTCTTGGAGATGCTTCCCTAATCTCACATTTAATCGGAAAACTTTTGGCTTGAAATTGAATGAGGGTACATCATATGCAAGGGCGAAGAAACTACTTGACAGAATTGACCACATTATTCAAAACCACTAA
- the LOC101784725 gene encoding uncharacterized protein LOC101784725 isoform X3, which produces MCGWVVGISSAGWAPPVLWARSIGPLRVYDPGLAVIRAKRSERREKRFSQFTPSSYPSDTAAAADGVKPSLPAPFRACTRSASHGARHLQVQRSPAATSSRSPFLPSSSPVPPVRVPRRPPATFRCNYYYGDGGGFRKNYDHIPKQFREENLKDGRYIVPYTFPSATIRCCPCCLCLIDVYALGDASLISHLIGKLLA; this is translated from the exons ATGTGTGGGTGGGTCGTGGGCATTTCCTCAGCTGGGTGGGCGCCTCCAGTCTTGTGGGCTAGATCAATAGGTCCACTTCGAGTATACGATCCTGGGCTGGCGGTGATTCGCGCAAAAAGAAGTGAGAGGAGAGAAAAAAGATTTTCCCAATTTACCCCCTCCAGTTATCCATCCGACACCGCCGCAGCGGCAGACGGAGTGAAGCCGTCCCTCCCTGCCCCCTTCCGTGCCTGTACACGCTCCGCTTCCCATGGCGCTCGCCACCTTCAGGTCCAGAggagccccgccgccacctcctccaggAGCCCCTTcctgccctcctcctctccggtACCGCCGGTGAGGGTCCCGAGGAGGCCGCCCGCCACCTTCAGGTGCAACTACTactacggcgacggcggcgggttcCGCAAGAACTACGACCACATCCCCAAGCAGTTCCGCGAGGAGAATCTCAAGGATGGTC GATATATTGTGCCATATACTTTCCCTTCTGCCACTATCAGATGCTGCCCGTGCTGCCTGTGTCTCATAGATGTCTACGCTCTTGGAGATGCTTCCCTAATCTCACATTTAATCGGAAAACTTTTGGCTTGA